A single genomic interval of Pyrus communis chromosome 5, drPyrComm1.1, whole genome shotgun sequence harbors:
- the LOC137734606 gene encoding very-long-chain aldehyde decarbonylase CER1-like, with translation MATTPGVLTDWPWTPLGSFKHVVVAPWIIHGAYSYFVKDEKDKDLSYFLIFPFMLWRFLHNQLWISLSRYRTAKGNSRIVDKGLEFEQVDRERNWDDQILFNAILFYLGRHLPGAVNLPFWRTDGVILTILLHAGPVEFLYYWLHRALHHHFLYSRYHSHHHSSIVTEPITSVIHPFAEHISYFTLFAIPLLTTILTGTSSIVSFAGYVSYIDFMNNMGHCNFELIPKWLFTIFPPLKYLLYTPSYHSLHHTQFKTNYCLFMPIYDYVYGTTDKSSDPLYETSLKREEESPDVLHLTHLTTPESIYHLPLGFAALASRPYTRTWYLWLMWPVTLWSMMITWIHGRTFVVDRHRFDKLRLQTWAIPKYSLQYFMQWQNEAINGLIEDAILEAEEKGVKVLSLGLLNQGEELNRCGGLYVQRHPHLKIQVVDGSSLAVAVILNSIPKGTTQVVLRGKLTKVAYAIAHALSQKGVQVATLYQTEYLKLTKSLGTESNLVVAKSYAQKIWLVGDGLTEKEQMSAPKRTLFVPFSQFPPKKLRKDCFYHYTPAMKTPTSLENVHACENWLPRRVMSASRVAGIVHALEGWKEHDCGYTMSNIDKVWQASLVHGFQPLTISTIHTKNQ, from the exons atGGCTACTACTCCCGGAGTTCTCACCGACTGGCCATGGACTCCTCTTGGAAGCTTTAAG CATGTGGTCGTGGCTCCTTGGATCATTCATGGTGCATACTCGTATTTCGTTAAAGATGAGAAAGATAAAGATCTATCTTATTTCCTCATATTTCCATTTATGCTGTGGAGGTTTCTCCACAACCAGTTATGGATCTCTCTTTCTCGATATCGGACGGCCAAGGGCAATAGCCGGATTGTCGACAAGGGTCTTGAATTCGAGCAAGTCGACAGAGAAAGAAACTG GGATGATCAAATATTGTTCAATGCAATTCTATTCTATCTGGGGAGACACTTACCTGGGGCTGTAAACCTGCCATTTTGGAGGACAGATGGAGTTATTCTAACGATTCTACTTCATGCCGGTCCAGTGGAGTTTCTCTACTACTGGCTCCACAGAGCACTTCACCACCATTTCCTATACTCTCGCTACCACTCACATCACCATTCCTCCATTGTCACTGAGCCAATCACTT CTGTGATTCACCCATTTGCGGAGCACATCTCATATTTCACACTCTTTGCTATACCATTGTTGACAACTATACTCACCGGGACATCTTCTATCGTAAGCTTTGCTGGTTATGTAAGTTATATCGACTTTATGAACAACATGGGACATTGCAATTTTGAGCTCATTCCAAAGTGGCTCTTCACCATTTTCCCTCCTCTCAAGTATCTCCTTTACACCCCATC ATACCATTCTTTGCACCACACGCAATTCAAGACCAATTACTGTCTCTTCATGCCAATCTACGACTACGTATATGGCACCACGGACAAATCAAGCGATCCACTTTATGAAACTTCACTCAAGAGGGAGGAGGAATCGCCAGATGTCCTCCATCTAACCCATCTAACCACACCCGAGTCCATCTATCATCTACCGCTAGGATTTGCTGCCTTAGCCTCCAGGCCCTACACAAGGACGTGGTACTTGTGGCTGATGTGGCCTGTGACGTTGTGGTCTATGATGATAACTTGGATCCACGGCCGTACATTTGTTGTCGACAGGCACCGCTTTGACAAGCTCAGATTACAGACTTGGGCCATTCCCAAGTACAGTTTGCAA TACTTTATGCAATGGCAAAATGAAGCTATCAATGGTTTGATTGAGGACGCCATACTTGAAGCAGAGGAAAAGGGTGTCAAGGTTTTAAGCCTAGGTCTCTTGAATcag GGTGAGGAGTTGAATAGATGCGGCGGTCTCTACGTTCAAAGGCATCCGCACCTAAAAATCCAGGTGGTGGATGGAAGTAGCTTGGCTGTGGCAGTAATCCTAAACAGCATTCCAAAAGGGACAACCCAAGTTGTTCTTAGAGGCAAACTCACAAAGGTTGCTTATGCCATTGCCCATGCTTTGAGCCAGAAGGGTGTCCAG GTAGCTACATTATATCAGACTGAGTATTTGAAGCTCACCAAATCACTAGGCACTGAAAGTAATTTGGTAGTTGCAAAAAGTTATGCCCAAAAG ATATGGTTAGTGGGTGATGGACTGACCGAGAAAGAACAGATGAGTGCACCAAAAAGAACATTATTTGTTCCCTTCTCACAATTCCCACCTAAAAAATTGCGCAAGGACTGCTTTTATCACTACACTCCAGCAATGAAGACGCCCACATCTCTTGAGAATGTTCACGCTTGCGAG AACTGGTTGCCAAGAAGGGTGATGAGTGCATCGAGAGTAGCAGGAATAGTGCATGCCTTGGAAGGTTGGAAGGAGCATGACTGTGGTTACACCATGTCCAACATCGACAAAGTTTGGCAAGCAAGTCTTGTGCATGGGTTTCAGCCTCTGACGATCAGTACCATTCACACCAAAAATCAGTGA